The Chthoniobacterales bacterium genome contains the following window.
AGACCGTGCGCAAATAAGTGGCGGCCAAAATCCATTTCGAGATTGTTTCGCCCGCGGGGGTCTCCCGTTCGGGCGAGGTGGACATGGTCGTGTTGCCCACCACGACCGGAGAAATCGGCGTGCTGCCCCACCACGAGCCGGTCATGACAATGCTCGAGCCAGGGGAAATGGCAGTCACTCACGATGGCAAGACGACTTACGCGGCCCTGGGCGAAGGGTTCGCGCAGATCACGCCGGGACGTATTTCCATTCTCACAGACATGGTTGCCGGCGAAGGCGAGATCGACGAGGATGCCGTGGCCAAAGCCGTCGAGCGCGCCCAGACTGCGTTGGCCAATGCCGCCAATCTGAGCGACGAAGAAGCATCCGCGCTCGAAGCCGGCCTCAAGCGCAACCTCGCCATGCTCGGCGTCAAACGCCGGCGGCGCTCGGCCTGAGTTCTACTTTTCTCCCGGATCTTTCCCCTCGGCGTCGCGCTGCCGCCCGCCGGGGTCAGTCGTGCGATCGCAAGCGCCAGAATCGTCGTTGCTCGCTCGCAACGGGAACATCCAGTTCCGCCGTCACGCCGTCTCCGCGGATGTTTTCCAGCCCTGCCAAGGTGCTCCAAGCGGCGAGGTCCGTGCTTGATTCGACAGCGTAGCGGCGGCCCGGACGCAGGGTCGCGCGGAGCGACCAAGTTCCGCCCGGTGCCGATGGAAGGACCGACACTGCGTCGCGTCGCGCGGCCAGATCGAGCGCCCAATCGGAAAGCGCACGCCATTTGGGTGCATCGGCCGCCGGTTGCTGCTGGTGTTCGATAACGCCCCAACTTCCCCATTGCGACCAGCCGCTGACATGGGAGAAGTTGACGAACAGATCCACTCCCTCGCTTTCAAGCGCGACCAGATATTCGCGGTAGCGCTCCTGCATGCGGGCATCGCGGTTGGCTGCGTGGAGGATGCCCGTCAGCGTGGCATTGTTCTCCGCTCCGGCTATGCCAACGAAGTGCTGACCGCCTTCGTAGCATACCAGTCGCCAGCCGCGCTCGTCGGCAAGTTGCCGGTGCTCTTTGGTCCATGCTGTCGCCTCGGCGATCGCGGCCTGTGAGAGTGTGGTGACAACTTGTGCTGCGGTCGGCACTGCATCCCCCGGTTCGTAATTCACCCCGAAGTAAGGTGCGATGGCCAGCGCGTCAGGTTGCGTGCCCGAGGCGTTGATGGCCGGATTTGCCATGGCGTCGATGCGTGTCTGCGTGACACCGCCGGCACCCGCAGCCTGGGTGGCGAGCACGTTGACAACGCGGTGGCGGTTGGCGGTGCCGAACTCCTGCCCGAAAATGGCGAAAATTTCCGCCGAGCGACGGGCGACGAATTTCTGTCCGGCCTGCCAGCGGTCCGGGTCGAGGCCGAGTTCTTTCCCGCGATCTTGAATATAGGTGGTCTGCATGAAACCGCCGTTCCATGTTTCGTTGGAATACTCGACATAAAGCTCGAGATCGGGATCGAGTGCATCGCGATAGAGTCTTGCTGTCTCGCGCACGTAATTGTCGTCCGCAGCATGGGGAATGCAGATCCAGGGGTCTTTGTGCGTCTGGTTGGCCAGGGCAATGACGTATTCGTGAGCTACGCCCTCGCGCCGCGTCTGCGTGCAGGTTGCTGCGGTGGTGCGCTGCGCCCAGTCGCTCAAAGGGGTGACATTCTCCCAAGGCAGAAGATTCGTTTGCATCCAGTCCATGAAACGGAGGCAACGGTAGGGGGCCAGCGAGGCGATAAAATCGAGGTGGAACGGTTCTGCGGCAAGTTTGGTGTCCTGTCCCGGGGCGATGATCTCGATATTGCGCACGGGGTTGGATCCCGATGATTCGCGAACCTCGAGGTAGAGCATGTTGTCGGCAAGTGTCGGGCTGAAGGTGAAAGTGCGCACGGTCGTGCCGCCTGCTGCCGTGACGGTCTGGCGGGCGCCTCCGTTCGGGGGAATCAGATCGACCCTCCCGACACCTTGCAGGCGCACAGTGTAGATCCCGGGGCCGTAAAGCGGCAGGAGGGTGTGCAATATCTGAGGACTGCCGCCGGCTGGCGTGAACGGAACTGCCAGGGGCCAACCGTTTGCATCGGTTAGAGGCGTCTGGTTGCTTTCCCACTCGCTGCCGGATGCAC
Protein-coding sequences here:
- the atpC gene encoding ATP synthase F1 subunit epsilon, whose amino-acid sequence is MAAKIHFEIVSPAGVSRSGEVDMVVLPTTTGEIGVLPHHEPVMTMLEPGEMAVTHDGKTTYAALGEGFAQITPGRISILTDMVAGEGEIDEDAVAKAVERAQTALANAANLSDEEASALEAGLKRNLAMLGVKRRRRSA